From a region of the Notolabrus celidotus isolate fNotCel1 chromosome 14, fNotCel1.pri, whole genome shotgun sequence genome:
- the LOC117825124 gene encoding histone H3.3A, which translates to MARTKQTARKSTGGKAPRKQLATKAARKSAPSTGGVKKPHRYRPGTVALREIRRYQKSTELLIRKLPFQRLVREIAQDFKTDLRFQSAAIGALQEASEAYLVGLFEDTNLCAIHAKRVTIMPKDIQLARRIRGERA; encoded by the exons ATGGCCCGTACCAAGCAGACTGCCCGTAAGTCCACTGGAGGCAAAGCCCCTCGTAAACAGCTGGCCACAAAGGCTGCTCGCAAGAGCGCTCCTTCCACTGGTGGAGTCAAGAAGCCCCATCGTTACAG GCCTGGTACCGTGGCTCTGCGTGAGATCCGTCGTTACCAGAAGTCCACTGAGCTGCTGATCCGCAAGCTGCCCTTCCAGCGCCTGGTGAGAGAAATCGCCCAGGACTTCAAGACTGACCTCCGATTCCAGAGCGCAGCCATTGGAGCTCTGCAG GAGGCCAGCGAGGCCTACCTGGTGGGTCTGTTTGAGGACACCAACCTGTGCGCCATCCACGCCAAACGTGTCACCATCATGCCCAAAGACATCCAGCTGGCACGTCGTATCCGCGGGGAGCGCGCTTAA